The following are encoded in a window of Pseudalgibacter alginicilyticus genomic DNA:
- a CDS encoding N-formylglutamate amidohydrolase, protein MKLIITCEHGGNHIPEKYLSFFKNAENTLCSHQGYDLGALNIFQKLKPLSNYSKYSKTSRLLIELNRSLHHPNVFSKFTKQLSKTEKNTIIKTYYEPYRNNIESKIISYLNTNQRVVHISIHSFTPVLNKMERNCDIGLLFDTSKKEEKFFCKQFKSILKEQDSNFTIRYNYPYLGKADGFTSYLRKKFPENYLGIELEVNQKFSNHNTMNHNLKTVLYNTLKEVVYKHQ, encoded by the coding sequence ATGAAACTAATAATTACTTGCGAACACGGAGGCAATCATATTCCTGAAAAGTACCTTTCTTTTTTCAAAAATGCAGAAAACACATTATGTTCACATCAAGGATATGATTTAGGTGCTCTAAATATTTTTCAAAAACTAAAACCGCTTTCAAATTATTCAAAATACAGTAAAACAAGTCGATTATTGATTGAATTAAATCGTTCATTACACCATCCTAATGTGTTTTCAAAATTCACAAAACAATTATCAAAAACAGAAAAAAACACCATAATAAAAACGTATTATGAACCATATAGGAACAACATTGAATCTAAAATAATCAGCTATTTAAATACCAATCAACGAGTTGTTCATATATCTATTCATTCTTTTACCCCCGTTTTAAATAAAATGGAAAGAAATTGCGATATCGGTTTACTATTCGACACTTCTAAAAAAGAAGAAAAGTTTTTTTGCAAACAGTTTAAAAGCATTTTAAAAGAACAGGATTCAAACTTCACTATTCGATATAATTATCCTTATTTAGGCAAAGCTGATGGTTTTACCTCATATTTACGTAAAAAATTCCCTGAGAACTATTTAGGTATCGAATTAGAAGTTAATCAAAAATTCTCGAATCATAATACTATGAATCACAACCTGAAAACCGTACTTTATAACACTTTAAAGGAGGTTGTTTATAAGCATCAGTAA
- the panB gene encoding 3-methyl-2-oxobutanoate hydroxymethyltransferase, whose product MSTAKKEYKRITVKTLVDMKANGEKISMLTAYDYTMAKIVDGAGIDIILVGDSASNVMAGHETTLPITLDQMIYHASSVVRAIDRALVVVDLPFGSYQSDPKEALRSAIRIMKESGAHSVKMEGGKEIKESIKRILNAGIPVMGHLGLTPQSIYKFGTYTVRAKEEQEALNLIEDAQMLERIGCFGIVLEKIPAKLAKKVAESVSIPIIGIGAGNGVDGQVLVLHDMLGMTHEFNPRFLRRYLNLYEDMTKAISKYVDDVKSLEFPNDNEQY is encoded by the coding sequence ATGTCAACAGCTAAAAAAGAATATAAACGTATTACTGTAAAAACTTTAGTGGATATGAAAGCCAACGGCGAAAAAATATCCATGCTTACCGCTTATGATTATACCATGGCAAAAATTGTAGACGGCGCTGGCATTGACATTATTTTGGTAGGCGATTCTGCAAGTAATGTTATGGCGGGTCACGAAACAACATTGCCAATTACTTTAGATCAAATGATTTACCATGCATCTTCGGTAGTTCGGGCTATAGACCGCGCATTAGTTGTTGTAGATTTACCCTTTGGCAGTTATCAAAGTGACCCTAAGGAAGCCTTACGTTCTGCTATTAGAATCATGAAAGAAAGTGGTGCACATTCTGTTAAAATGGAAGGCGGTAAAGAAATTAAAGAATCCATTAAACGCATTTTAAATGCAGGAATTCCTGTTATGGGACATTTAGGTTTAACGCCACAATCTATATATAAATTTGGAACTTACACGGTTCGGGCTAAAGAAGAGCAAGAAGCTTTAAATTTAATTGAAGACGCTCAAATGTTAGAACGCATTGGTTGTTTTGGAATTGTACTTGAAAAAATTCCTGCTAAACTTGCTAAAAAAGTTGCTGAAAGTGTAAGTATCCCCATTATTGGTATTGGTGCTGGAAATGGTGTAGACGGACAAGTTTTAGTACTCCATGATATGTTAGGAATGACCCACGAATTCAATCCGCGTTTTTTACGTCGATATTTAAATTTATATGAAGACATGACTAAAGCTATATCAAAATATGTAGATGATGTAAAAAGCTTGGAATTCCCTAATGATAATGAGCAATATTAA
- a CDS encoding RluA family pseudouridine synthase yields the protein MSKVLSNKSNLQVLYEDNHIIIINKRAGDIVQGDKTGDKPLSDVVKEYIAEKYNKPGNVYLGVVHRLDRPTTGIVVFARTSKVLPRLNALFVSKNIHKTYWAVVKNKPPKTEDKLIHWLKKNPKNNKSTAHTKEIKDSKKAILHYKTINKLDNYYLLEVNLETGRHHQIRSQLSNIGCTIKGDLKYGFNRSNPDASIHLHARHIAFEHPVKKEPIKISAPPPKDPIWNACL from the coding sequence ATGTCTAAGGTTTTATCTAACAAATCAAATCTCCAAGTTCTTTATGAAGACAATCATATTATAATTATAAACAAACGTGCAGGTGATATTGTGCAAGGAGACAAAACAGGTGACAAACCTTTAAGTGATGTGGTTAAGGAATACATAGCTGAAAAGTATAATAAACCCGGCAATGTGTATTTAGGTGTGGTACATCGATTGGACCGCCCTACTACAGGTATTGTGGTTTTTGCACGAACTAGTAAAGTTTTGCCTCGTTTAAATGCTTTGTTTGTTTCTAAAAACATTCATAAAACCTATTGGGCAGTTGTTAAAAATAAACCACCAAAAACTGAAGACAAACTCATTCATTGGTTAAAAAAGAACCCTAAAAACAATAAATCTACAGCACATACAAAAGAAATAAAAGATAGCAAAAAAGCGATTCTTCACTATAAAACAATAAATAAATTAGACAATTATTATTTGTTGGAAGTTAATTTAGAAACTGGCAGGCATCATCAAATAAGATCACAACTATCAAATATTGGTTGCACTATAAAAGGTGATTTAAAATATGGTTTTAATAGAAGTAATCCCGATGCTAGTATTCATTTACACGCAAGACATATTGCATTTGAACATCCCGTTAAAAAAGAGCCCATCAAAATTTCTGCTCCGCCTCCAAAAGACCCAATTTGGAATGCTTGTTTATAA
- the nhaC gene encoding Na+/H+ antiporter NhaC, translated as MEDENNHSKIKTDTKKTIKNRELNIWEALIPVFILISLLAFNIFFVEDQEWLGTYTIQILLLFSGFTAIVIGFFNKVPSSRVIAEIWENLKSVFTPILILFLVGALAGIWLVSGIIPTMIYYGLQVLNPSIFLPACVIICSIISIATGSSWTTSATVGIALIGIGSVLGIHTGMIAGAVISGAYFGDKMSPLSDTTNLAPAIAETDLFTHIRYMSITTVPTIIVTLIVFSLLSVFIETSGNVDITDLLNSIKNTFNISPWLFLVPIAVVVLILLKTKPLIALSTGVIGAIIFAYIFQPELLTKLGDSKLDSIVSSIFSDTQIETDNEKLYDLFSSGGMKGMLWTIYLVVCAMIFGGIMDGIGALARITKSLLSIASSVFGLFSSTVISCIGLNIIASDQYLAIVIPGKMFKKAYKDKGLAPQNLSRTLEDSGTVTSVLIPWNGCGAYQSGVLGVSVSEYFVFAIFNWLSPIMTLIFAAFSIKIKQISSK; from the coding sequence ATGGAAGACGAGAATAACCATTCCAAAATAAAAACTGACACTAAAAAAACAATTAAAAACAGAGAATTAAACATATGGGAAGCGCTAATTCCTGTTTTTATTTTAATAAGCTTACTCGCGTTTAATATATTTTTTGTTGAAGACCAAGAATGGTTAGGCACATATACCATCCAAATTTTATTACTTTTTAGCGGATTTACTGCCATTGTAATTGGTTTTTTTAATAAAGTACCGTCTTCAAGAGTCATAGCAGAAATATGGGAAAACTTAAAAAGTGTTTTTACTCCTATTTTAATTCTGTTTTTAGTTGGTGCATTAGCTGGTATTTGGTTAGTTAGCGGCATCATACCTACCATGATTTATTATGGCTTACAGGTATTAAATCCAAGCATATTTCTGCCAGCATGTGTTATTATTTGTTCTATTATATCTATTGCAACAGGAAGCTCTTGGACTACGTCTGCAACCGTAGGAATAGCATTAATTGGTATTGGATCTGTATTGGGAATTCATACTGGTATGATTGCCGGTGCCGTTATTTCAGGTGCATATTTTGGAGACAAAATGTCTCCTTTAAGCGATACAACCAATTTAGCACCCGCCATTGCTGAAACAGATTTATTTACCCATATTAGGTATATGTCTATTACAACAGTTCCAACAATTATAGTAACACTTATAGTGTTTTCTCTGTTAAGTGTTTTTATCGAAACATCAGGAAATGTAGATATTACAGATTTGTTAAATTCAATAAAAAACACCTTCAATATATCTCCTTGGCTGTTTTTAGTCCCCATTGCTGTAGTCGTTCTTATTTTATTAAAAACCAAACCCCTTATTGCTTTAAGTACGGGAGTTATTGGGGCTATTATTTTTGCTTATATTTTTCAACCTGAATTATTAACAAAATTAGGAGACTCAAAACTTGATTCTATAGTTTCATCTATATTTAGTGATACTCAAATAGAAACGGACAATGAAAAACTTTACGATCTCTTTTCTTCAGGAGGTATGAAAGGTATGTTATGGACCATATATCTTGTAGTTTGCGCCATGATTTTTGGAGGTATTATGGATGGCATTGGAGCATTGGCCAGAATAACCAAATCTTTATTATCAATAGCATCTTCTGTTTTTGGATTATTTAGTAGTACAGTTATTAGTTGTATTGGTTTAAATATTATAGCCTCAGACCAATATTTAGCCATTGTTATACCTGGAAAAATGTTTAAAAAAGCATATAAAGATAAAGGGTTAGCACCTCAAAACTTAAGTAGAACCTTAGAAGATTCTGGTACAGTAACATCTGTTTTAATACCTTGGAATGGCTGTGGAGCTTATCAGTCAGGTGTATTGGGTGTAAGTGTAAGTGAGTATTTTGTCTTTGCCATATTTAATTGGTTAAGCCCTATCATGACTCTTATTTTTGCAGCCTTTTCAATAAAAATTAAGCAAATCTCTTCGAAATAA
- a CDS encoding peroxiredoxin, translated as MALVGKKFPDLNVDAMNDMGDTFKVNVLEEAVNKKKKVVLFWYPKDFTFVCPTELHAFQAALPEFEKRNTIVIGASCDTPEVHFAWLSQAKDNGGIEGVTYPILADSNRNLSSILGILDITNEKFDEETGTVQVEGDNVTYRATYIIDEDGIVQHESINNMPLGRNVGEYIRLVDALTHVQEKGEVCPANWEEGKDAMSPNAKGTAAYLASH; from the coding sequence ATGGCATTAGTAGGAAAAAAATTCCCAGATTTAAACGTTGACGCAATGAATGATATGGGCGATACTTTTAAAGTAAACGTTCTTGAAGAAGCAGTTAACAAAAAGAAAAAAGTAGTATTGTTTTGGTACCCAAAGGATTTTACTTTTGTATGTCCAACAGAGTTACATGCATTTCAAGCTGCATTACCAGAATTCGAAAAACGCAACACTATTGTGATTGGAGCGTCTTGTGATACTCCAGAAGTACACTTTGCATGGTTAAGCCAAGCTAAAGATAATGGAGGTATTGAAGGCGTAACCTACCCAATTTTGGCAGACAGCAACAGAAATCTATCAAGTATTTTAGGCATTTTAGATATCACTAACGAAAAATTTGACGAAGAAACTGGAACAGTTCAAGTTGAAGGAGATAACGTTACTTACAGAGCTACTTATATTATTGATGAAGACGGTATTGTACAACACGAAAGTATCAATAATATGCCTTTAGGTAGAAATGTTGGAGAATATATTCGTTTGGTTGATGCCTTAACTCATGTTCAAGAAAAAGGTGAAGTTTGCCCTGCAAATTGGGAAGAAGGCAAAGACGCAATGTCTCCAAATGCCAAAGGAACAGCAGCATATTTAGCTTCTCATTAA
- a CDS encoding thioredoxin family protein, whose amino-acid sequence MVNEIDQDNLGEIISDNDTVIVQYSATWCGNCRIMKPKFKKLASENENVVFVIADAEKFPESRKLATVDNLPTFATFKSGKFVNQIQTNKLDALKELVSEVL is encoded by the coding sequence ATGGTAAATGAAATAGACCAAGATAATTTAGGCGAAATCATTTCTGATAATGACACTGTAATTGTTCAATATTCTGCTACATGGTGCGGAAATTGTAGAATTATGAAACCTAAATTTAAAAAATTAGCTTCAGAAAATGAAAATGTTGTGTTTGTAATTGCGGATGCCGAAAAGTTTCCAGAATCAAGAAAACTTGCTACGGTTGACAATTTACCAACATTTGCTACTTTTAAAAGTGGCAAATTTGTAAACCAAATACAAACCAATAAATTGGATGCTTTAAAAGAATTAGTTAGCGAAGTTTTATAA
- a CDS encoding DUF6952 family protein, whose amino-acid sequence MKLPVIKHLTQFIEENDEDFVLETIETLEALTEVSSLKDEELDVIGELISNMYGAIEVNKMIKDGTPTKEALNNFMKRVLGSIDK is encoded by the coding sequence ATGAAATTACCAGTAATAAAACATCTAACGCAATTTATAGAGGAAAACGATGAAGATTTCGTTCTTGAAACCATTGAAACTTTAGAAGCTTTAACCGAAGTCTCATCTTTAAAAGATGAAGAATTAGATGTTATCGGAGAACTTATTTCTAATATGTATGGTGCTATTGAAGTCAATAAAATGATAAAAGACGGTACTCCAACAAAAGAAGCTCTTAACAATTTCATGAAAAGGGTTTTAGGTTCAATTGATAAATAA
- the katG gene encoding catalase/peroxidase HPI, which yields MDDSKMGKCPFMHGGNTATEKSVTDWWPNTLNLDILHQHDSKTNPLGKDFNYRDALKELDVEGLKKDLHDLMTDSQDWWPADWGHYGGLMIRMSWHAAGTYRIADGRGGGGTGSQRFAPLNSWPDNVSLDKARRLLWPIKKKYGNKVSWSDLIILAGTIAYESMGLKTYGFAFGREDVWHPEKDTYWGAEKEWLAPSDERYTNVDSPDTMDNPLAAVQMGLIYVNPEGVNGKPDPLKTGAQVRETFKRMAMNDEETVALTAGGHTVGKMHGNGDASILGADPEAGEIEDQGFGWSNPTRTGVGADTVTSGLEGAWTTHPTKWDNGFFEMLFNHEWESRKSPAGAWQWEPISIKEEDKPVDVENPLIRHNPAMTDADMAMKVDPIYKEISLKFKNDFEAFSDAFARAWFKLTHRDMGPKERYFGPDVPEEDLIWQDPIPKGKTDYDVDAVKVKISNSGLSISEMVSTAWDSARTFRGSDFRGGANGARIRLAPQKDWEGNEPEKLSRVLSILEPIAKEFGISIADTIVLAGNVGVEQAAKNAGFNVSVPFSTGRGDATQEMTDVESFEPLEPIADGYRNWLKKDYVVSSEELMLDRTQLMGLTAPEMTVLMGGMRMLGTNYGGTKHGVFTDNVGALTNDFFVNLTDMSYKWKPVANGVYEICNRKTGEIKWTATRIDLVFGSNSILRAYSEVYAQDDSKEKFVNDFVSAWTKVMNLDRF from the coding sequence ATGGATGATTCAAAAATGGGAAAATGCCCCTTTATGCATGGTGGTAATACAGCTACCGAAAAGTCGGTGACAGATTGGTGGCCAAATACTTTAAACCTCGATATTTTACACCAACATGATAGTAAAACAAATCCATTAGGGAAAGATTTTAACTACCGTGATGCATTGAAAGAGTTGGATGTTGAAGGTCTAAAAAAAGACTTGCATGATTTAATGACGGATAGTCAAGACTGGTGGCCTGCAGATTGGGGGCACTACGGAGGTTTAATGATTCGTATGTCATGGCATGCTGCAGGAACCTACAGAATTGCAGATGGTCGTGGGGGTGGTGGAACGGGAAGCCAACGTTTTGCACCATTAAATTCTTGGCCAGACAATGTGAGTTTAGACAAAGCAAGAAGACTCCTTTGGCCAATAAAGAAAAAATATGGCAATAAAGTAAGTTGGTCTGATTTAATTATTTTGGCAGGCACTATTGCTTATGAAAGCATGGGGTTAAAAACTTATGGATTTGCTTTTGGACGCGAAGATGTTTGGCATCCAGAAAAAGATACGTATTGGGGAGCAGAAAAAGAATGGTTGGCACCTAGTGACGAGCGTTATACAAATGTTGATAGCCCTGATACAATGGATAATCCTTTGGCGGCTGTACAAATGGGTTTAATTTATGTTAATCCTGAAGGAGTAAATGGTAAGCCAGACCCGTTAAAAACAGGAGCGCAAGTTCGTGAAACTTTTAAAAGAATGGCTATGAATGATGAGGAAACAGTTGCCTTAACCGCAGGAGGTCATACAGTTGGTAAAATGCATGGAAATGGTGATGCAAGTATATTGGGGGCTGATCCTGAAGCTGGAGAAATAGAAGATCAAGGTTTTGGATGGTCTAATCCCACAAGAACTGGTGTGGGTGCTGATACTGTAACTAGTGGTTTGGAAGGAGCGTGGACAACCCATCCTACCAAATGGGATAATGGTTTTTTTGAAATGTTGTTTAACCATGAATGGGAATCCAGAAAAAGTCCTGCAGGAGCTTGGCAATGGGAGCCTATAAGTATTAAGGAAGAAGATAAGCCTGTAGATGTTGAGAATCCTTTAATTCGCCATAATCCAGCAATGACTGATGCAGATATGGCTATGAAAGTAGATCCTATTTATAAGGAAATATCGTTAAAATTTAAAAATGACTTTGAAGCGTTTTCAGATGCTTTTGCTCGGGCATGGTTTAAATTAACACACCGTGATATGGGACCTAAAGAGCGTTATTTTGGTCCAGACGTACCTGAAGAAGATTTAATTTGGCAGGATCCTATACCAAAAGGAAAAACTGATTACGATGTTGATGCCGTAAAAGTTAAAATATCCAATTCAGGTTTGAGCATTTCAGAAATGGTTTCAACTGCTTGGGATAGTGCTCGAACATTTAGAGGATCTGATTTTAGAGGTGGTGCTAATGGCGCAAGAATTCGATTGGCACCTCAAAAAGATTGGGAAGGAAATGAACCTGAAAAACTTTCAAGAGTATTATCTATTCTTGAGCCTATAGCAAAAGAGTTTGGAATTAGTATAGCAGATACCATTGTGTTGGCAGGAAATGTAGGTGTAGAGCAAGCTGCAAAAAATGCTGGTTTTAATGTTTCGGTGCCATTTTCTACTGGGCGTGGAGATGCAACCCAAGAAATGACTGATGTTGAATCTTTTGAACCTTTGGAACCAATTGCTGATGGTTATAGAAATTGGTTAAAGAAAGATTATGTGGTAAGTTCAGAAGAGCTTATGTTGGATCGTACTCAACTGATGGGGTTGACTGCTCCAGAAATGACAGTTTTAATGGGAGGGATGCGTATGCTTGGTACTAATTATGGAGGTACTAAACACGGGGTATTTACTGATAATGTAGGAGCTTTAACTAATGATTTTTTTGTAAATCTTACAGACATGTCTTATAAATGGAAGCCTGTTGCAAATGGAGTTTATGAAATTTGTAATCGTAAAACAGGTGAAATTAAATGGACAGCAACAAGAATTGACCTTGTTTTCGGATCAAATTCTATATTAAGAGCTTATTCGGAGGTATATGCTCAAGACGATAGCAAAGAAAAATTTGTAAATGATTTTGTTAGCGCTTGGACTAAAGTGATGAATTTAGATAGATTTTGA
- the tpx gene encoding thiol peroxidase, translating to MATVTLKGNKIETSGNLPTIGSEAPDFKLTATDLSTKTLSDFKGSKVVLNIFPSVDTGTCAQSVREFNKEASELKNTKVLCISRDLPFAHARFCGSEGLDNVISLSDFKDGSFGKTYGLDFVTGPLETLHSRSVIVLDENGTIKYTEQVSETVDEPNYKAALEALSN from the coding sequence ATGGCTACAGTAACCTTAAAAGGAAATAAAATAGAAACATCTGGAAACTTACCTACAATTGGAAGTGAGGCTCCTGATTTTAAATTAACAGCCACTGATTTATCTACTAAAACTTTAAGTGATTTTAAAGGAAGTAAAGTTGTTTTAAACATCTTTCCGAGTGTAGATACTGGTACATGTGCACAATCTGTTAGAGAGTTTAACAAAGAGGCAAGCGAATTAAAAAACACTAAAGTATTATGTATTTCTCGTGATTTACCGTTTGCTCACGCTCGCTTTTGCGGATCTGAAGGTTTAGATAATGTCATAAGCCTATCAGACTTTAAAGATGGTAGTTTTGGAAAAACCTATGGCTTAGATTTTGTAACAGGGCCTTTAGAAACATTACATTCAAGAAGCGTAATTGTTTTAGATGAAAATGGTACTATAAAATATACAGAACAAGTTAGCGAAACTGTTGACGAACCAAATTACAAAGCGGCACTTGAAGCTTTATCTAATTAA